One Mytilus trossulus isolate FHL-02 unplaced genomic scaffold, PNRI_Mtr1.1.1.hap1 h1tg000373l__unscaffolded, whole genome shotgun sequence genomic region harbors:
- the LOC134701911 gene encoding uncharacterized protein LOC134701911, producing MNVRPIVFVVVVVCCTVAGWIIGHHTLIRANNENGQSENGQVVEKTSSVEQKKMLKQGDDSIQNQISTTKGGNLDKNQQLSVKQNKKSSGSNGNALMNTVVNNDEVINSIKNSDGRKTNKKPSFISAVKAKMQPNAKNIQQAIRKAKPAVTDVNVNNGLKVYSHNGNDWIPDSGICQTKDHFIKVSLKNSWGNTPIYIHSPLDDKWISKDLMNSGHWEGELVNLVSRLLKTDNDLQFVDLGANIGVFALSIAKLGRKVIAVEPLSINLQRLCKSVESGVSSDGKPFSEKVTIIHNALSDIREKVELGKDFQNVGGTYVLKDSNEKKVQGSTIIGKYKDVVMTAKLDDILQLPNFDFKKVVLKIDVEGYETKVFNGGNKFFDTVDVKAVLMEWRWHEGAHDLQQLLDFFLKRNYKAYNPKANPLIQLKPENAQRWPGDVLWKK from the coding sequence ATGAACGTGAGGCCCATTGTGTTTGTTGTTGTCGTTGTATGCTGTACGGTTGCAGGATGGATTATTGGACACCATACACTTATTCGAGCGAACAATGAAAATGGTCAATCAGAAAATGGACAAGTGGTGGAAAAGACCAGCTCTGttgaacaaaagaaaatgttgAAACAAGGAGATGACTctatacaaaatcaaatatctaccACAAAGGGAGGTAACTTAGATAAAAATCAACAGCtctctgtaaaacaaaataaaaaatcttctgGAAGTAATGGAAATGCCTTGATGAACACTGTTGTAAATAATGATGAGGTAATTAACAGTATTAAAAACAGTGatggaagaaaaacaaataaaaagccTTCTTTTATATCAGCTGTAAAAGCTAAAATGCAGCCTAATGCCAAAAACATTCAACAAGCAATAAGAAAAGCTAAGCCTGCCGTCACAGATGTAAATGTAAACAATGGTTTAAAAGTGTACTCTCATAATGGTAATGATTGGATTCCTGATAGTGGCATTTGTCAAACTAAAGATCACTTCATAAAAGTTTCATTGAAAAATTCCTGGGGTAATACACCAATTTATATTCATAGTCCACTTGATGACAAATGGATCAGTAAGGACCTGATGAATAGTGGACATTGGGAAGGAGAATTAGTGAATCTAGTGTCACGACTTCTCAAAACAGACAACGATTTACAGTTTGTAGACTTAGGAGCGAACATTGGAGTATTTGCGCTGTCTATAGCAAAGCTAGGAAGGAAAGTGATAGCAGTTGAACCATTGTCAATTAATTTACAGAGATTATGTAAGTCTGTCGAATCTGGTGTTTCATCAGACGGCAAGCCATTTTCTGAAAAAGTCACTATTATACACAATGCTCTTTCAGATATTCGTGAAAAAGTAGAGCTCGGGaaagattttcaaaatgttgGTGGAACATACGTCTTGAAAGATAGCAATGAGAAAAAAGTTCAAGGTAGTACAATTATTGGAAAATACAAAGATGTTGTCATGACAGCCAAATTGGATGATATCCTTCAACTTccaaattttgatttcaaaaaagttgttctaaaaatagatgtaGAAGGAtatgaaaccaaagtttttaaTGGCGGAAACAAATTTTTTGATACTGTAGATGTAAAAGCGGTTCTTATGGAATGGCGCTGGCACGAAGGAGCTCACGATCTACAACAGCTGTTGGATTTCTTTCTGAAACGGAATTATAAAGCATACAATCCCAAAGCTAATCCACTAATTCAACTTAAACCAGAAAATGCTCAGAGATGGCCAGGAGATGTTTTGTGGAAAAAGTAA